The DNA segment CTGAGGGAGTGGCCATCGCCGCACGCCCTTTCCGTTGGTTGCGTGGGTTCCGCCGGTTCGGCCGACCGGAATCCGCACGACTACACATGTGTAGACCGTCTACTGAACTGTAGACGATCGGAGGGCCGTGATCGTTCCCGGGCTTCGCCCCGTCATTGCCACTCCATGGACGAACGACCATGCGCGTCCGGTCGTGACGGTCCGAGCAGGGGCCGTCCGGGTGCTCCTCGCCCGGCGGTCGCCTTTCCCCGCCCACGAGGAAGGCCTGTCGCGGCCCTTTACTGCACATGACTTGCAGGTGCGAGATGATGGCGAAAGGTTGTGAAGCGCAGTCGTACCCGTGTCACCCGAAGGAAAGCCCCATGACGGCCGCCCCTGGTTCCGCTCCACCCCTCCCCGCACAGGCCGGCGCAAGGCGCTCGGCCTGGCAGCGCGTGCGAGGCTCGATGACGCGGCAGGAGTGGACCAGGGTCGGCTCGATGGCCGCGTTCGTGCTCGCGCTGCACGTCGTCGGCTGGGGCACGCTGGTCGGCGTCGTCGCCCCCGAGCGCTTCGACGTCGGCGCTCAGTCCTTCGGCATCGGCATCGGCGTGACCGCGTACACCCTGGGCATGCGGCACGCCTTCGACGCCGACCACATCGCCGCGATCGACAACACCACCCGCAAGCTGATGGGCGAGGGGCAGCGCCCGCTGTCGGTCGGCTTCTGGTTCTCCCTCGGCCACTCCAGCATCGTCTTCGGCCTCGCCCTGCTGCTCTCCCTCGGCATGAAGACCCTGTCCGGACCGGTCCGCGACGACAACTCGCACCTGCACCAGGTCACTGGCCTGATCGGTACGACGGTCTCCGGCGCCTTCCTCTACCTCATCGCCGGCATCAACCTCGTCGTCCTGGCCGGCATCTGGAAGGTGTTCCGTGAGATGCGCACCGTCCGGTACGACGAGGCCGCCCTGGAGCGGCGACTGAACGACCGCGGCTTCATGAACCGCCTGCTGGCCCGGGTCACCGGGTCGATCACCAAGCCGTGGCAGATGTACCCGCTCGGCCTCCTCTTCGGCCTCGGCTTCGACACGGCCACGGAGATCGCGCTGCTGGTCCTCGCCGGCTCGGGCGCCGCGTCCGGGCTGCCCTGGTACGCCATCATGTGCCTGCCCGTGCTGTTCGCGGCCGGCATGTCCCTGTTGGACACCATCGACGGCTCGTTCATGAACTTCGCCTACGGCTGGGCCTTCTCCCAGCCGGTCCGCAAGGTCTACTACAACCTCACCGTCACCGGCCTCTCCGTCGCCGTCGCCCTTGTCATCGGCACCGTCGAACTCCTCGGCCTGCTCGCCGACAAGCTCGCCCTGCACGGCAGCTTCTGGGACTGGGTGGGCGGCCTCGACCTCAACACCGTCGGCTTCGTGGTCGTCGGCCTCTTCTTCGCCACCTGGCTCCTCGCCCTGCTGGTGTGGAAGGCCGGCCGCATCGAGGAGAAGTGGACGGTCGGCCTCGCCCGTGCCGAGCGGCCCGCCGACCAGGCCCTGTCCGGATTCCTGATCAGCGGGATCTGCGTCGGACCCGAAGAGAACGCCGGGTCGGCCATCGGCCAACCCGGCTTCCCCGCCCGCCTGTCCGGGGCCCCTCGGTCGCCCCGCTCACGTGCCCCTCAGTCGCCGAGGTGGTCGATCTGCCGCAGCTTGTTCGTCGCGTCCAGAGCGGCCACCTTGTACGACTCCGCCAGCGTCGGGTAGTTGAACACCGCGTCGACCAGGTAGTCCACCGTGCCCCCGCAGCCCATCACGGACTGCCCGATGTGGATCAGCTCCGTGGCGCCCGTGCCGAAGCAGTGCACGCCGAGCAGGGTGCGGTCCACCGGGGAGACGAGCAGCTTCAGCATGCCGTGGGAGTCGCCGATGATCTGCCCCCGGGCCAGCTCCCGGTAGCGGGCGATGCCCACCTCGAACGGCACGCGGTCCTCGGTGAGCTGGTCCTCGGTCCGGCCGACGAAGCTGATCTCGGGAATGGTGTAGATCCCGATCGGCTGGAGGTTGTGCATCCGCCCGACCGGCTCGCCGCAGGCGTGGTAGGCGGCCGCTCGGCCCTGCTCCATGGACGTGGCCGCGAGCGCGGGGAAACCTATGACGTCGCCGACGGCGTAGATGTGCTCCACCTCGGTGCGGTAGTGCTCGTCGACCTTGATCCGGCCGCGCGGGTCGGCCGCCAGCCCGGCCTTGCCGAGGTCGAGGTCGTCCGTGAGGCCCTGCCGGCCCGCCGAGTACATCACCGTGTCCGCCGGGATCTTCTTGCCGCTCTCCAGCAGGGTGAGCGTCCCCCGGGCGTGCCGCTCCACCGCCGCCACGGTCTCCCCGAAGCGGAAGGTGACCGCCAGGTCCCGCAGGTGGTACTTGAGCGACTCCACGACCTCGACGTCGCACATGTCCAGCATCGCGGGCCGCTTCTCGACGACCGTCACCTTGCTGCCGAGCGCGGCGAACATGCTGGCGTACTCCATGCCGATCACACCCGCGCCGACGATCACCATGGAGCGCGGCACCCGCTCCAGCGAGAGCACGTTGTCGGAGTCCATGACGGTCCGCCCGTCGAACGCGACCGTGTCCGGGCGGGCCGGCCGGGTGCCGGTGGCGATGACGATGTGCTCGGCGCTCAGCAGCCGCTCCTGGCCGTTGGCCCCATCGCGCAGGATGACCGTGTGCGGGTCGGTGAACCGGCCCGTGCCGGAGTACAGGGCCACCTGGTTGCGGGCGAGCTGACTGCGGACGACGTCCACCTCACGGCCGACCACGTGCCGGGTGCGCGCGGTCAGGTCGGCGACGGTGATGTCCTCCTTCAGGCGGTAGCTCTGTCCGTACAGGTCGCGCTGGGTCAGGCCGGTCAGGTACAGCACGGCCTCGCGCAGGGTTTTGGACGGGACGGTCCCTGTGTGCAGGGAGACGCCCCCGAGCATGTCGGGGCGGTCGACGACGGCGACCCGGCGGCCGAGCTTGGCCGCGGCGATGGCGGCCTTCTGCCCGCCGGGTCCGGATCCGATGACGAGCATGTCGAAGTCGGGCACGCTCGGGAGTCTGGCAGCCCCCGGGCACCGTACGGAAGGCCCCTGCGCCGGGGAGACCGGCCGGCGTCCGGCGCGCGGGGCGGACGCCGGACGCGCACGGAACCGTCGGCGCGCCCGGCCGGACCCCCGTTGACCCGCGATCCCCGGACGCTCTACGGCAGCAGCTTCTCGATGGCCGCCGCCCCCTCCGTCTCCATCTTGCGACGCGCCCAGTCGAGGTTCTTCGGAGTGACGTCCCTGCCCGTCGCCATCACCATGTCCTCCGGTGTGACGTCCCTCGAGGGAGCGGTGTGGAGCAGAGCGTCCGGGGTGCAGTAGTCGTCGGGCGACATGGACTCTTCGGGTGTTGACCTCGACATGATGCCTCCTCCTCGGTCCGGATGACCGCATCCGTGCCGGTGCCCCCGAACGGGGCACACTCTTACCATCGTCCGCCTCGGCGCACCCTGCATCCGGAAGGCGCCGGCAGCGTCGGAAGACGCCGCGGGGTGCCGCGGGACGCCGGGGCGCGCCCGGACGAGGCGGGTGAGAAGCGTCTGCCCAAGGCGGGCGAGAACACTCGCCTTCAAGTCGAGGGGGAACACTCGCCCCCAAGCCCGTGGCGGCCCGCCCTAAGCTGGTAGCACCCCGCACACCGCAACGGGAGGCCGCAGCGATGGCCGAGACACCCTTCCAGCAGGATCAGTCCGGAATACCCCGCTACCTACCGATCGCCGAGCACGGCCTCATCGGTGACCTGCGCAGTGTGGCACTGGTCGGCAGCAACGGCACCATCGACTGGTACTGCTGCCCGTCCTTCGACGCGCCCAGCGTCTTCGCGGCCGTCCTGGACGCCGAGCGCGGCGGGCGCTTCGAGCTGGGCGCCGCCGTACCGGCCCGCACCAAGCAGTTCTACTTCCCCGACACCAACGTCCTGATCACCCGCTTCTTCACCGAGGACGGGGTCGGCGAGGTACAGGACTTCATGCCGGTCACCGCGGAGTCCACCGGCGAGAACGGCCGGCACCGGCTGATCCGGCGGGTGGTCTGCGTCCGCGGCACCGTGCCCTTCCGCGTCCTCGTCGCCCCGCGCTTCAACTACGGCGCCGACCCGCACACCCTGAGCTGCCCGGACGACACCGTCGTCTTCGAGTCCCCGGACCTGTCCCTGGCGCTCACCTCGACCGTCGCCATGGAGTGCGACGGCCGGGACGCGCGCGCCGACTTCAAGCTCGGCGAGGGCGAGACCGCCGTGTTCGCGCTGGACCGGGTCGGCGACGTGGTGGCCCCGCGCGCGTGCGCCCACGCCGAGGCCGAGCGCGAGTTCAACGACACCGTCGCCTACTGGCGCCGCTGGCTCGCGCAGTCCCGCTACCGGGGCCGCTGGCGCGAGATGGTGCACCGCTCCGCGCTCACCCTCAAGCTGCTCACCTACGCCCCGAAGGGCGCCATCATCGCCGCGCCCACCACCAGCCTGCCCGAGCAGATGGGCGGCGAGCGCAACTGGGACTACCGCTACGTCTGGGTGCGCGACGCGGCCTTCGCCGTCTACGCCCTGCTGCGGCTCGGCTTCAGCGGCGAGGCGGAAGCCTTCATGAAGTTCCTGACCACCCACATCAGTCCGGGCGACGGATCCCCCTCCGGGCCCCTGCAGATCATGTACGGCATCGACGGCCGCACCGAACTGCCCGAACGCGTACTGAGCCACCTGGAGGGCCATCAGGGCTCCGCCCCGGTCCGGGTCGGCAACGACGCCGCCAACCAGCTCCAACTGGACATCTACGGCGCCCTGATCGACTCCATCTACCTCTACGACAAGTGGGCCCAGCCCATCTCCAGCGGCCAGTGGGACGACGTGTGCCATCTGGTGAGCTGGGTGTGCGACAACTGGGACCAGCCCGACGAGGGCATCTGGGAGACCCGCGGCGGGCGCAAGAACTTCCTGTACTCGCGCCTGATGTGCTGGGTGGCCGTCGAGCGCGCCATCCGGCTGGCCAACCGGCGCGGGCTGCCCGCCGACCTGCCCCGCTGGCGCCAGTCCCGCGACGCCATCTACCGGCGGATCATGGAGCGCGGCTGGTCGGAACGGCGGGGCGCCTTCGTGCAGTACGAGGACGGTGACGTCCTGGACGCCTCCGTGCTGATGATGCCGCTCGCCAAGTTCATCGCGCCCACGGACCCCAAGTGGCTCTCCACTCTGGACGCCCTTTCCGAGGACCTGGTCTCCGACTCCCTCGTCTACCGCTACGACCCGCAGGCCAGCCCCGACGGACTGCGCGGCGACGAAGGGACCTTCTCCATCTGCTCGTTCTGGTACGTCGAGGCGCTCGTGCGCGCCGGACGGGTCGACGAGGCCCGGCTCGCCTTCGAGAAGATGCTCACCTACGCCAACCATCTCGGCCTGTACGCCGAGGAGATCGGCCGCACCGGTGAGCAACAGGGCAACTTCCCGCAGGCGTTCACCCACCTGTCCCTGATCAGTGCCGCGTTCAACCTCGACCGCGCCCTGGGGTGAACGCGGGACCGCTCAGGCGAAACGCGAACTCGGCACCGGCCCGGCGGAGGTGAGGCGGGTGCGCGGCCCGTTCAGCCACGTGCCGCGCACGGCCGCGACGAACGCGGTGAACGCCTCGTCGGTATCGGCGGGCCCCTCGTCGTCCCCGTCCTCGACGGCGAGGTCCGCCGCCGTGACCGAGGCGGCGATCTCCGCCTCCGGCCGGTCGTCGGCGGGACCCCGCTCGACGCCGCCGTCCGCGCCCTGGCGCAGCTGTTCACCCCAGGGTGCCACCACCGTCTGGTGCAGCAGGCCCACGCTGTCCGCCGTGACGACCGGCGCGTCCGTCCAGCAGCTCGCGTGCTCGTGCAGCACCTGCCCCGGCAGCCGTTCGACGAGCTGCCCGAGGATCTCGGGGCCGTCGTCGTGGGCCGCCACGCCGTTCAGGTCGTAGGCGACCACCACCGTGTCCGTCCGGCCGGGCGTGAACGGCTCGGCCGGCAGGCCCAGCACCTCGGCGGCGGCGAGGCCCAGGACCCGGGAGTCGCGGTCGGGCAGCAGCGACACCGACCGCGGCCGCACCTCGGCCGCCTCCAGCAGCGTCCGCAGCCGCAGCAGGCCCCGCAGGCACCGCGCGGGGTCGTCCTGCAGCCAGGCGTACCGGCCGGTCATCCCCGCGTCGAAACCGTACGGGGAGACCGCGCCCAGCACGGTGCCGCCGAGCACGTACTGCCAGCCGCGCAGATCGGTCGGGCCGAGGCCGCCCGCCCGCTCGGCGTCCCCCGCGCGCAGCAGCATCCGGCTCTGCCGGTCGCGCGTCGGCTGCCACTGCGCGTCCTCCGGGTCGTCGAGCAGCGCGTGGTGGCGCCGGGCCGTCGCCAGGTCGCCCGCCATGATCGCGTTGAACACCAGGAGATAGCGGTCCGGCCACTCGGCGAACCGGTCCTCGTGCCGGGCCAGTTCGGCCACCGCCTCGCCGTGGCGGCCCTCGCCCTCGTACGCCGACACCAGCTCGCGCAGCAGCCCGAGCGACTCCGGGCGCAGGCGCAGGGCCTCCCGCAGGGCGGGGATCGCCAGATAGTGCACACCGCGCTCGACGCACGCGTACCCGTAGTCGTAGAGCGCGCGCGCCTGTCCGGGGTCGGCGGTCAGGGCGGCCGCCGCCTCGGCCAGGTCGTCGAAGCCCGCCGCGCCGGCCGCCCGCCTCACCACCAGGGCCACCTCGCCCAACGGCTGGTCCTCCCCGGTGGCCCGCAACTGCCGCAGCGCGCCCGGCACGTCACCGGATTCGAGGGAATCCCAGGCCTTGAGGAGTTCGGGGGACTTCGGACGGCGATTCCTGCGCGAGAACATGACGGAGAGCATCGCCTGTCACCTGATGTGTCCTCAACACATTTCTGCGCCCTCAGAGCGACGCGGAGCCTCGCGGCAGCGGCTGCTCCGCCCAGATGATCTTGCCGGTGGGGGTGTAGCGGGTGCCCCAGCGGTCGGCCACCTGGGCGACCAGGAACAGGCCCCGGCCGCCCTCGTCGGTGCTCGCCGCGTAGCGCAGGTGCGGCGAGGTGGTGCTGTGGTCGGACACCTCGCAGATCAGCGTGCGGCCGCGCAGCAGCCGTACCCCGATGGGACCGCGCCCGTAGCGGATGGCGTTGGTGACCAGCTCGCTCAGGATCAGCTCCGTCGTGAACGACAGCTCCTCCAGGTCCCACTCGGACAACTGCCGGGTGACCGCGGCCCGCACCTGTGCGACGGCCGCCGGATCCGACGGCACCTGCCACTCCGCCACTCGGTCGGGGCCGAGGACACGGGTCTGCGCCACGATCAGCGCGACGTCGTCGCGGGGCCGGGCCGGCAGCCGGTCCAGCACCGTCCGGCAGGTCTCCTCCGGCGTGGCACCCGCCGTGCGGCTCAGCGCGTCGCGCAGCAGGTCGAGTCCCACATCGATGTCCCGGTCCCGGTCCTCCACCAGTCCGTCGGTGTACAGCACCAGCCGGCTGCCCTCCGCCAGTTCCAGATCGACGGTCTCGAACGGCATTCCGCCCAGGCCCAGCGGGGGACCGGCGGGCACGTCCGCGAACGCCACGCTGCCGTCCGGCTGCACCACCGCGGGCGGCGGATGACCGGCCCGGGCGACGGTGCAGCGCCGGGACACCGGGTCGTACACCGCGTACAGACAGGTCGCCCCGGTGACCGCGGCGGCGCCGTCGGCCGGGGTCTCGTCCTGGTCGATACGGCCCACCAGCTCGTCCAGCAGACCGAGCAGTTCGTCCGGCGGCAGGTCCAGCGCGGAGAAGTTGTGCACGGCCGTACGCAGCCGTCCCATCGTCGCCGCAGCGTGCAGTCCGTGCCCCACGACGTCCCCGACCACGAGCGCCACCCGCGCCCCGGACAGCGGCAGCACGTCGAACCAGTCGCCGCCCACGCCCGACTGCGCCGGCAGATAGCGGTAGGCGATCTCCAGCGCGTCCTGCCCGGGCAGCGTGCGGGGCAGCAGACTGCGCTGGAGCGTCACCGCCAGACTGTGCTCACGGGTGTAGCGGCGGGCGTTGTCGATGGACACGGCGGCCCGCGCGACCAGTTCCTCGGCGAGGGCCAGCTCCTCGGCGTCGAACGGCTGCGGCTTCTCCGCGCGCCAGAAGGTCGCCACCCCGAGGACCAGGCTGCCCGCCCGCAGCGGAACGGAGATCAGCGAGTGGATGCCGTAGCCGACGATCTGCTCGGTGCGCTCCAGGTCCTGCGCCTGCCAGCCGGGCGCGTCGCGCAGCCGGGGCTCCACCACCGACTGCCCCGTCGTCAGGCTGCGCGCCTGCGGCGAGGTCGGTACGAACCGGATGCGCTCGCCCACCGGATACAGCGGGGCGTCCTTGCGGACACCGGCGCAGGCCGTACGGAGCAGCGCCGTGCCGGGCCGGGGCTCCTCGCCCTTCAGTACCGTTTCGAACAGGTCCACGGTGGCGAAGTCCGCGAACCGGGGCACCGCCAGCTCGGCCAGTTCCTGTGCCGTACGGGTCACGTCCAGGCTGGTGCCGATGCCCACCCCGGCGTCGTACAGCATGTTCAGCCGCTCGCGGGCCACCTCGGCCCGGCCGGACAGTGCGCGCAGCTCCGTGGAGTCGCGCAGCGTGGTGACGCTGCCCGGCGGGCCGCCGCGCAGGTCGGTGGGGCGCTGGTTGATGGCCAGCAACCGGTCCTTGACCAGGTGGACCTCGTCGGTCGCGATCCGCCCCGAGGCCAGCA comes from the Streptomyces sp. NBC_00820 genome and includes:
- the sthA gene encoding Si-specific NAD(P)(+) transhydrogenase, coding for MPDFDMLVIGSGPGGQKAAIAAAKLGRRVAVVDRPDMLGGVSLHTGTVPSKTLREAVLYLTGLTQRDLYGQSYRLKEDITVADLTARTRHVVGREVDVVRSQLARNQVALYSGTGRFTDPHTVILRDGANGQERLLSAEHIVIATGTRPARPDTVAFDGRTVMDSDNVLSLERVPRSMVIVGAGVIGMEYASMFAALGSKVTVVEKRPAMLDMCDVEVVESLKYHLRDLAVTFRFGETVAAVERHARGTLTLLESGKKIPADTVMYSAGRQGLTDDLDLGKAGLAADPRGRIKVDEHYRTEVEHIYAVGDVIGFPALAATSMEQGRAAAYHACGEPVGRMHNLQPIGIYTIPEISFVGRTEDQLTEDRVPFEVGIARYRELARGQIIGDSHGMLKLLVSPVDRTLLGVHCFGTGATELIHIGQSVMGCGGTVDYLVDAVFNYPTLAESYKVAALDATNKLRQIDHLGD
- a CDS encoding glycoside hydrolase family 15 protein is translated as MAETPFQQDQSGIPRYLPIAEHGLIGDLRSVALVGSNGTIDWYCCPSFDAPSVFAAVLDAERGGRFELGAAVPARTKQFYFPDTNVLITRFFTEDGVGEVQDFMPVTAESTGENGRHRLIRRVVCVRGTVPFRVLVAPRFNYGADPHTLSCPDDTVVFESPDLSLALTSTVAMECDGRDARADFKLGEGETAVFALDRVGDVVAPRACAHAEAEREFNDTVAYWRRWLAQSRYRGRWREMVHRSALTLKLLTYAPKGAIIAAPTTSLPEQMGGERNWDYRYVWVRDAAFAVYALLRLGFSGEAEAFMKFLTTHISPGDGSPSGPLQIMYGIDGRTELPERVLSHLEGHQGSAPVRVGNDAANQLQLDIYGALIDSIYLYDKWAQPISSGQWDDVCHLVSWVCDNWDQPDEGIWETRGGRKNFLYSRLMCWVAVERAIRLANRRGLPADLPRWRQSRDAIYRRIMERGWSERRGAFVQYEDGDVLDASVLMMPLAKFIAPTDPKWLSTLDALSEDLVSDSLVYRYDPQASPDGLRGDEGTFSICSFWYVEALVRAGRVDEARLAFEKMLTYANHLGLYAEEIGRTGEQQGNFPQAFTHLSLISAAFNLDRALG
- a CDS encoding SpoIIE family protein phosphatase — protein: MVRLPGRPDSRPLRPFGYRRAPAGARQSGAGGVDDGRPGMLRAAVTGRSVAGQVFLLQVVIVLLLVVSAVVAQVLQVRHDSILEARNRSLAVAESYANAPGTAAALRAPDPTALLQPSAEAARKATGVDFVVVMNTDGIRYTHPQRDRIGKKFVGTIGPAVAGETVVEEINGTIGPLVQVVVPVKDSGGKVVGLVSAGITTAHVGGAADQQLPLLLASAAAALALATAGTALVSRRLLRQTHGLGPYEMTRMYEHHDAVLHAVREGVLIVSGDGRLLLANDEAHRLLGLPEDAELRQVLDLGLDDETAGLLASGRIATDEVHLVKDRLLAINQRPTDLRGGPPGSVTTLRDSTELRALSGRAEVARERLNMLYDAGVGIGTSLDVTRTAQELAELAVPRFADFATVDLFETVLKGEEPRPGTALLRTACAGVRKDAPLYPVGERIRFVPTSPQARSLTTGQSVVEPRLRDAPGWQAQDLERTEQIVGYGIHSLISVPLRAGSLVLGVATFWRAEKPQPFDAEELALAEELVARAAVSIDNARRYTREHSLAVTLQRSLLPRTLPGQDALEIAYRYLPAQSGVGGDWFDVLPLSGARVALVVGDVVGHGLHAAATMGRLRTAVHNFSALDLPPDELLGLLDELVGRIDQDETPADGAAAVTGATCLYAVYDPVSRRCTVARAGHPPPAVVQPDGSVAFADVPAGPPLGLGGMPFETVDLELAEGSRLVLYTDGLVEDRDRDIDVGLDLLRDALSRTAGATPEETCRTVLDRLPARPRDDVALIVAQTRVLGPDRVAEWQVPSDPAAVAQVRAAVTRQLSEWDLEELSFTTELILSELVTNAIRYGRGPIGVRLLRGRTLICEVSDHSTTSPHLRYAASTDEGGRGLFLVAQVADRWGTRYTPTGKIIWAEQPLPRGSASL